One part of the Plasmodium yoelii strain 17X genome assembly, chromosome: 13 genome encodes these proteins:
- a CDS encoding DNA repair metallo-beta-lactamase protein, putative, with product MIEDDIHIIANDPLIIIDKFPYIKKKSVTPGECDEKKEITKVYFLTHFHADHYMNINKNFNENIFSSTITKKLLINIIGVDEKYVHNLKVNKNYYLFNFEIILIDANHCPGSVIIYFEFSNGTKIIHTGDFRYSNVHTLLIKKILSSNDPVKIYEYNSRKRQFIDKYYTEENSNTLVGKREENEWILWNNKKYNNCYMNTPFKIYNSNTYVVSIDEFRLMYLKGIEDLLWKLQDMKTEFYVYDSIERENYFNYFMFVELSLYFNQNNTDIMLMYGNDTMLNDNIIINKENLKNIRFVLNYDTKDYLDKTPCYGDCYYEKEQEESRVSKQKYNNIKVKHENDDGENNISTNGNCNSAKINIKREISSNKEARCCNSHKTLKDTIVKTDTKKKMNNSYDICKFEVKKNKNDQTPMNELKENTNYIKTIYLDTTYAMSKNNMFAHQMYLINFIIYICKNKIKQNYKVDACKDENYNFDNLSKIKNSINNSTRKNKDNNTMKNGDDPKTENGLSLIPTFKENGTENKLSLMHVTPRKRKKTLFMFGTYNLGKEKVYLSVSEACNMKIYFRNPKKKIIFNSYICNKDMLNRITENKLEAEIHIIDINYSYIFPKIEKNKLRSLIDAEMEDEFDSFYYIIPTGWVKNYYFYEKNNMSVFLIPYSEHSNLDELREFVKSIKPCSICPTVFSNIKEKNRMLNIFNPYLNLKQEAYDFLKPKSELRHIKNKKIAKIKKEKLNEKKKINKHKTKAEKIHTDRYQQKLTSFFSLTKSESIKKCN from the exons ATGATAGAAGatgatatacatataattgcAAATGATCCCTTAATTATTATAGATAAATTtccatatataaaaaagaaaagcgTTACACCTG GAGAAtgtgatgaaaaaaaagaaattacGAAGGTGTATTTTTTAACTCACTTTCATGCAGACcattatatgaatattaataaaaattttaatgagAATATTTTTTCGTCTacaataacaaaaaaattgctaattaatataattggTGTGGATGAAAAGTATGTGCATAATTTAAAAGTTAATAAgaattattatctttttaattttgaaataaTTTTGATTGATGCTAATCATTGTCCTGGTTctgtaattatttattttgaattttcAAATGGTACTAAAATAATTCACACAGGTGATTTTCGTTATTCGAATGTCCACActcttttaataaaaaaaatattaagtaGCAATGATCCagttaaaatatatgaatataatagTAGAAAAAGACAATTTATTGATAAATATTACACAGAAGAAAATAGCAATACGTTAGTGGGAAAACGGGAAGAAAATGAATGGATATtgtggaataataaaaaatataataattgttaTATGAATACACCATTTAAGATATATAACAGTAATACATATGTTGTAAGTATTGATGAATTCAGATTAATGTATTTAAAAGGAATTGAGGATTTATTATGGAAGCTTCAAGATATGAAAACAgaattttatgtatatgaTTCTATAGAACGTGAAAATTATTTCAACTATTTTATGTTTGTAGAATtgtctttatattttaatcaaaataatacaGATATAATGTTAATGTATGGAAATGATACAATGTTAAATgacaatattataataaataaagaaaatttaaaaaatattcgttttgttttaaattatgATACAAAAGATTATTTAGACAAAACTCCATGTTATGGTGATTGTTATTATGAAAAAGAACAAGAAGAAAGCCGTGTAAGTAAAcaaaaatacaataatatCAAGGTTAAGCACGAAAATGATGAtggtgaaaataatataagtaCCAATGGAAATTGTAATTCTgctaaaataaatatcaaaCGAGAAATCAGTAGCAACAAAGAAGCACGATGCTGTAATTCACATAAGACACTGAAAGATACTATAGTTAAAActgatacaaaaaaaaaaatgaataatagCTATGATATATGTAAGTTTGAGGTTAAAAAGAACAAAAATGATCAAACACCTATGaatgaattaaaagaaaatacgaattatataaaaacaatatatctTGATACAACATATGCAATgtctaaaaataatatgtttgCCCATCAAATGTATttgattaattttattatttatatatgcaaaaataaaataaaacaaaattataaagtaGATGCATGTAAAGATGAGAATTacaattttgataatttaagtaaaataaaaaattcgaTAAATAATTCTACACGAAAAAACaaagataataatacaatGAAAAATGGCGATGATCCTAAAACAGAAAATGGATTATCATTGATACCAACGTTTAAAGAGAATGGTACAGAAAATAAACTATCACTCATGCATGTAACACcaagaaaaagaaagaaaactTTATTTATGTTTGGAACTTATAATTTAGGAAAAGAAAAAGTATATTTAAGTGTTTCAGAAGCATgcaatatgaaaatatactTTCGAAACccaaagaaaaaaataatttttaattcatatatatgcaataaaGACATGTTAAATAGAATAACggaaaataaattagaagctgaaattcatattattgatattaattactcttatatatttcctaaaattgaaaaaaataaattaagaaGCTTAATAGATGCAGAAATGGAAGATGAATTTgattctttttattatattattccaACAGGATGGGTTAAAAACTATTATTtctatgaaaaaaataacatgtctgtttttttaataccTTATAGTGAGCATTCTAATTTAGATGAACTAAGAGAATTTGTAAAATCTATTAAGCCGTGTTCTATATGTCCAACCGTGTTTTCTAacattaaagaaaaaaacaggatgttaaacatttttaatcCATATCTCAATTTAAAACAAGAAGCTTATGACTTCTTAAAGCCGAAGAGTGAATTACGACATAtcaaaaataagaaaatagcaaagattaaaaaagaaaaattgaatgaaaaaaaaaaaataaataagcatAAAACCAAAGCAGAAAAAATACACACTGATAGATATCAACAAAAATTGACTtcgtttttttcattaacaAAAAGTGAGTCAATTAAAAAGTGTAACTAA